From Weissella confusa, a single genomic window includes:
- a CDS encoding glycosyltransferase: protein MLRSKSDIVKNNDIEYFLDKATGDYVAKFERPDGNSNRLFILVIDNDVPKIKYEYRKNRVFSASYLKNGKTYKTIFFNIEGSPYMTQFYKNDGKTGAVFLHKEGVRFGSVEDFQVYWLNELALQSDSDNQVVFLLDYEVQVDKLAKVKGDNLRKVAVVHTSHFQNREFYTGIEALHKKMFEYADSGIFNDVLFFTQEQAEDVIADFPNVKASVIPNQIFRKNKYPKTKNDKIVLGTISRITRGKGFDKMIDAMKKLPEDQFELKIWGRGETEYLTDLIAKSGLKNISFLGYSTNTSKALSEIDVFVSASRYEAMGLSIAEALEQGIPVIAMNVKYGPSMLVIDEVNGYLIGNTPEDLADAAMKFARLSEKGKEQMGERAAQYIAKNFSEDRFNQYWEEFLKN, encoded by the coding sequence ATGCTCAGGTCAAAGTCAGATATTGTAAAAAATAATGACATAGAGTATTTTTTGGATAAAGCAACTGGGGATTATGTTGCAAAGTTTGAACGACCTGATGGCAACTCTAACCGTCTCTTTATTTTGGTTATCGATAATGATGTTCCAAAAATCAAATATGAGTACAGAAAAAATCGTGTTTTTTCGGCGAGTTACTTAAAAAATGGGAAAACTTATAAAACTATTTTCTTTAACATAGAGGGTAGTCCATATATGACACAGTTTTATAAAAATGATGGTAAAACAGGCGCCGTTTTTTTGCATAAAGAGGGTGTTCGGTTTGGATCCGTGGAAGATTTTCAAGTTTACTGGCTTAATGAACTTGCACTACAATCGGACAGTGATAATCAGGTAGTTTTTTTGCTTGATTATGAAGTGCAAGTAGATAAATTAGCCAAGGTAAAGGGAGATAATCTCCGGAAAGTTGCAGTTGTTCATACAAGTCACTTCCAAAATAGAGAGTTTTATACTGGAATTGAAGCATTACATAAAAAAATGTTTGAATATGCAGACTCAGGCATCTTTAATGACGTACTGTTCTTCACACAAGAACAGGCCGAAGATGTTATTGCTGATTTTCCAAATGTTAAAGCTTCAGTTATACCGAATCAAATTTTCAGGAAGAACAAATATCCTAAAACTAAAAATGACAAAATAGTGTTGGGAACAATCTCTCGAATTACACGCGGCAAAGGCTTCGATAAAATGATTGATGCAATGAAGAAGTTGCCGGAGGATCAGTTCGAATTGAAAATCTGGGGACGTGGAGAAACAGAGTATCTGACAGACTTAATTGCTAAATCAGGATTAAAAAACATTTCTTTTTTGGGTTATAGCACGAATACTTCTAAAGCGTTATCCGAAATAGATGTTTTTGTATCAGCTTCGAGGTATGAAGCTATGGGGCTTTCAATAGCAGAAGCGTTAGAACAAGGAATCCCTGTTATTGCGATGAATGTAAAATACGGGCCATCCATGCTTGTTATAGATGAAGTGAATGGATACTTGATTGGCAACACTCCTGAAGATTTAGCAGACGCGGCTATGAAATTCGCACGTCTAAGTGAAAAAGGCAAAGAACAAATGGGAGAAAGAGCAGCTCAATACATTGCTAAGAATTTTTCAGAAGATCGATTCAATCAATATTGGGAAGAGTTCTTAAAGAATTAG
- a CDS encoding ABC transporter ATP-binding protein, with translation MVETRKTKVSVSYVTKQYETAPTKIDKAKSVFFKTNFPMFWAVRGVSFEAYEGETIAVVGTNGSGKSTLMKMVAGIVPPTSGTININGETSLIAINAGLRGNISGRQNIRLKGLMMGMTDAEINEKMDDIIAFSELGKFIDQPVKTYSSGMKSKLGFSISVHTNPDILIVDEALSVGDATFNRKSVNKIKDFQKQGKTIFFVSHSLGQVREMADRVLWMHYGELRMFGDTKTVMDEYDKFVNEFKGLNAKEQADYRREKRAEQEEFSLDDIYTGELREARKSGHEPSDEEATAIYKAVHTKQNVAVWSKFDKFLIVFVILAMLFVADKIALNLGMHNIMQNPTHMITNWAPDKLHELDEKHKEDK, from the coding sequence ATGGTTGAAACACGTAAGACAAAGGTGAGCGTTTCATACGTGACAAAGCAGTATGAAACAGCTCCTACAAAAATAGATAAAGCGAAGAGTGTGTTCTTCAAGACGAACTTTCCGATGTTTTGGGCGGTTCGCGGTGTTAGTTTTGAAGCCTATGAAGGTGAGACAATTGCCGTCGTTGGAACTAACGGTTCAGGTAAGTCAACGTTGATGAAGATGGTGGCAGGCATTGTGCCACCAACTTCAGGAACGATTAATATCAACGGTGAAACATCATTGATTGCAATTAACGCTGGACTTCGAGGAAACATTTCAGGCCGTCAAAACATCAGGCTTAAGGGGTTGATGATGGGCATGACTGATGCTGAGATTAACGAAAAGATGGATGACATCATTGCGTTCTCAGAGCTTGGCAAGTTCATTGATCAACCTGTTAAGACGTATTCGTCTGGTATGAAGTCAAAACTCGGATTTTCAATTTCAGTTCATACGAACCCGGATATTTTGATTGTCGATGAGGCTTTATCGGTTGGTGATGCAACGTTTAATCGAAAGTCTGTAAATAAAATAAAAGATTTCCAAAAGCAAGGGAAGACGATTTTTTTCGTTTCTCACTCACTCGGACAGGTTCGCGAAATGGCGGACCGAGTTTTATGGATGCACTATGGTGAGCTTCGCATGTTTGGCGATACGAAAACTGTCATGGATGAATACGATAAGTTTGTCAATGAATTTAAAGGCTTGAACGCTAAAGAGCAAGCGGATTATCGTCGTGAAAAGCGTGCCGAACAAGAAGAGTTTTCACTTGACGACATTTACACGGGTGAACTTCGTGAGGCGCGTAAGAGTGGCCATGAGCCAAGCGACGAGGAAGCGACGGCCATCTACAAAGCTGTGCACACTAAGCAAAACGTCGCAGTGTGGTCAAAATTTGACAAGTTCCTAATTGTATTTGTGATCTTAGCAATGTTGTTTGTTGCGGATAAAATCGCATTGAATCTTGGTATGCACAATATCATGCAAAATCCAACGCACATGATTACGAATTGGGCGCCAGATAAACTGCACGAATTAGATGAAAAGCATAAGGAGGACAAGTAA
- a CDS encoding alcohol dehydrogenase catalytic domain-containing protein encodes MFNNVYRLTGIKQIERVTSQIDLSKGEVIVRPLNMAICRADERYYLGLRDAKVLAERLPLALIHEAVGVVVCDQTGTFKTGTLVAMVPTNAKEKHEKVTENYLRSSTFASSTEDGFMREYVDIEPERLVEIPGHINPEMAAYFEVVSVAVQAVRRLQGSMMAQEGTIGIWGDGNVAYMTAVVAHVMFPDCKIAVFGKHAEKLDYITFADTYLINDVPEDVVINHAIEAVGGRGSEDAINQIIDLIQPCGSVVLSGVSEHPVAINTRMVLEKGIALVGTTRSTVQDFKDAIELVANNPEAQERLELLVQNVRDVREVADIIEAFDSDLNMSWGKTIMRWHI; translated from the coding sequence ATGTTTAATAATGTGTATCGTTTGACGGGCATCAAGCAAATTGAGCGCGTGACTTCACAAATCGACTTATCTAAGGGTGAAGTCATTGTTCGACCATTAAATATGGCAATTTGCCGTGCCGATGAACGATACTATCTTGGGCTTCGTGATGCAAAGGTTTTAGCTGAGCGCTTGCCTCTTGCGTTGATTCACGAAGCAGTGGGTGTGGTCGTTTGTGATCAAACTGGCACATTTAAAACTGGGACACTAGTTGCTATGGTGCCTACGAACGCTAAAGAAAAGCACGAGAAGGTAACAGAAAATTATCTACGTTCTTCAACGTTTGCGTCTTCAACAGAAGATGGCTTTATGCGTGAATACGTCGATATCGAACCTGAACGTTTGGTAGAGATTCCGGGGCATATCAACCCTGAAATGGCCGCTTATTTTGAAGTTGTTTCAGTTGCCGTTCAAGCCGTGCGTCGTTTGCAAGGTAGCATGATGGCGCAAGAAGGCACGATTGGTATCTGGGGTGACGGAAACGTTGCTTACATGACGGCCGTGGTTGCCCATGTAATGTTCCCAGACTGCAAGATTGCGGTCTTTGGAAAGCATGCTGAAAAGTTGGATTACATCACATTTGCTGATACTTATTTGATTAATGATGTACCGGAAGACGTTGTTATTAACCATGCAATTGAGGCGGTTGGTGGACGTGGCTCTGAAGATGCCATTAATCAAATTATCGACTTGATTCAGCCGTGCGGATCAGTTGTTTTGTCTGGCGTATCAGAGCACCCAGTAGCCATTAATACTCGTATGGTTTTGGAAAAGGGAATTGCGTTGGTCGGTACAACGCGTTCAACTGTTCAAGATTTTAAAGATGCCATTGAATTGGTAGCTAACAATCCAGAGGCGCAAGAGCGTTTGGAACTGTTGGTTCAAAACGTACGCGATGTGCGTGAAGTAGCCGACATTATCGAGGCATTTGATTCTGATTTGAACATGTCTTGGGGAAAGACGATTATGCGTTGGCATATCTAG
- a CDS encoding DUF5776 domain-containing protein encodes MTENYRESYPETINPNVIVLNLWHGVGLKHVELGLDEKVDVADNIVRKWARNYSLFKNNVKFLTTSEAMESHFKSDMKLSNDQVVRGPYPRNVVYSLMESSLEKKLKVSGYDLDSYNDVYAFVPTYRSFSNSQGEFKKLIPNLAEVVSKMEKTDSLFIVKLHPQMQSDESFLAAKEEYSENKNILFWQDEDDMYEIMHRITVGVVDYSSIFYDLLEAGVSKFIRFIPDYKEYVTERELIGDYFDLTDGTVAYTFERLLELFSTGVENIERKDYLMDYFFGFEATNTLNDLIKSVDNSKPSNISYPELHTFDIFDTLIKRNTLHPHSIFALVQKNMLSSNLKFESYLTENYPKIRNQVEFDLRDSFRKTTYERNTDKIEVTLDEILDRLKNNYSLTNEQVAFLYDQETQAEVKAVEPISFRIEELFELLGAGNDVMLVSDMYLPETVIKDMLNAADSRLSELPLYLSSKVGYQKSTGRLFRHIFFSTDYHYSKWVHHGDNKHADGVVPRKLGITTINHDMDSYLENEKWFVDKANWTFKYDAYRLATLFQRRRWELMSGEEMTFDESAYYAYSFIGPTLVPYVNWALRDAINRGYQTVYFISRDGYYLKQIADVLIAKQNLTISAKFIYGSRKAWRVASFINEVDPASFTPFGMFSSMDGFDDLVKSSQLPEDELLQMLPELEGYRNEPTLKGDIAIGIREIFENSEEYKARLLEIAAERREIVREYLKQEIDFDENFAFVEFWGRGYTQDTLTRLLIDAAGREVDNPFYYVRNFTNDIGHSIRHRYTTMPANFSDFESIFATTPYKSIPGYEYSEDGSVKPVFIPQWNEFHSTISKNIQKFASDYADLHVEDAQRFDRFVGETEYDYYFNHPEDQFITSVFANYKDNVAMYDQVQEFAPELDAETVLNTPIADLKKMTKNLDISLSRSSDEAREAFELRKKVENINLKPAKKSVRDFPVNDLENYLVPTKFPVEVVLLADQPTYASVKWTENSKSKVQLSKFTILTVTGIDWSERGVPRLRTELGYITANKRFVTTMRDDIDQYLYKDVANVVVTASSYYYKSLSFDRSQRTENKTKRGQKIAVQSVEWTNNGTPRLLTAAGYLTANKNFVSNDAKLTALRKKAVRGIVKRLTK; translated from the coding sequence GTGACTGAAAATTATCGCGAAAGTTATCCTGAAACAATCAATCCTAATGTCATTGTGCTTAATTTGTGGCATGGAGTGGGACTAAAACACGTAGAACTTGGATTAGATGAGAAAGTAGATGTGGCAGATAACATCGTCCGTAAATGGGCTCGAAACTATTCGCTTTTCAAAAACAATGTAAAGTTCTTAACCACTTCCGAGGCTATGGAAAGCCATTTTAAGTCAGACATGAAGCTTTCCAATGATCAAGTGGTAAGAGGACCTTATCCACGCAATGTGGTCTACTCATTGATGGAAAGTTCTTTAGAAAAGAAGCTTAAAGTGAGTGGCTATGATTTGGATTCCTACAATGATGTCTATGCATTTGTTCCGACATATCGTAGCTTTTCGAATAGCCAAGGTGAATTCAAAAAGTTAATTCCAAATTTAGCAGAAGTTGTATCTAAAATGGAGAAAACGGATTCGTTATTCATAGTAAAGTTGCATCCACAGATGCAATCAGATGAAAGCTTTTTAGCAGCAAAAGAAGAGTACTCTGAGAACAAGAATATCCTTTTCTGGCAAGATGAAGATGACATGTATGAGATTATGCATCGAATTACAGTGGGCGTTGTAGATTATTCATCTATTTTCTATGATTTGCTAGAAGCTGGAGTGTCTAAGTTTATTCGTTTTATTCCGGATTACAAGGAGTATGTCACTGAACGAGAATTGATTGGTGATTATTTCGATTTGACAGATGGAACAGTCGCTTACACGTTTGAACGATTGCTAGAATTATTTTCAACTGGAGTTGAGAATATCGAACGTAAGGACTATTTGATGGACTATTTCTTCGGGTTTGAGGCAACAAATACGTTAAATGACCTGATTAAGAGTGTTGATAATTCTAAGCCTTCGAACATATCATATCCTGAGCTACATACGTTCGATATTTTTGATACTTTGATTAAGCGTAACACCCTGCATCCGCATAGTATTTTTGCACTTGTTCAAAAGAACATGTTGTCATCAAACTTGAAGTTTGAAAGCTATTTGACGGAAAATTATCCAAAAATTCGTAACCAAGTTGAATTTGATTTGCGAGATAGTTTTAGGAAAACGACGTATGAACGAAATACCGATAAAATAGAAGTTACTCTAGACGAAATCTTAGATCGTTTGAAGAATAATTATAGTTTGACCAATGAACAAGTAGCATTTCTTTATGATCAAGAAACGCAAGCAGAGGTAAAGGCAGTTGAACCAATTTCGTTCAGAATAGAAGAGCTTTTCGAATTACTAGGGGCTGGAAACGATGTGATGTTGGTTTCTGATATGTACTTGCCTGAGACTGTAATTAAGGACATGCTAAATGCAGCGGATTCACGTTTAAGTGAGTTACCATTGTATCTTTCTAGCAAGGTCGGCTATCAGAAGTCGACAGGTCGCTTGTTTAGACATATTTTCTTCTCGACGGATTATCACTATTCAAAGTGGGTGCACCACGGAGATAACAAGCATGCAGATGGTGTGGTTCCGCGTAAATTAGGAATTACAACAATCAATCACGATATGGATTCATATTTGGAAAATGAGAAGTGGTTTGTCGATAAGGCAAATTGGACATTTAAATACGACGCTTACAGATTAGCCACTCTATTCCAACGCCGACGTTGGGAATTAATGAGTGGGGAAGAAATGACGTTTGATGAATCTGCTTATTATGCATATTCATTTATCGGACCTACGTTGGTTCCATACGTAAATTGGGCACTACGTGATGCAATTAATCGTGGATATCAAACTGTATACTTCATATCACGTGACGGATACTACTTGAAGCAAATTGCAGATGTGCTAATAGCGAAGCAAAATCTTACGATTTCGGCGAAATTCATTTACGGTTCACGTAAAGCATGGCGTGTTGCTTCGTTTATCAATGAAGTTGATCCGGCATCATTTACTCCGTTTGGGATGTTTTCATCTATGGATGGATTTGATGATCTGGTGAAGTCAAGCCAACTTCCAGAAGATGAATTGTTACAAATGCTTCCTGAGTTGGAAGGATATAGAAACGAACCGACATTAAAGGGAGACATTGCTATTGGAATTCGCGAAATATTTGAAAATTCCGAAGAGTACAAGGCACGTCTATTAGAAATTGCAGCGGAGCGTCGGGAAATTGTACGAGAGTATTTGAAACAAGAAATTGATTTTGATGAGAATTTTGCTTTTGTAGAATTCTGGGGCCGTGGATACACTCAAGATACCTTAACTCGCCTGTTAATTGATGCTGCAGGTCGCGAGGTGGACAATCCGTTTTACTATGTTCGAAACTTTACGAATGATATCGGACATTCAATTCGCCATCGTTATACCACAATGCCAGCAAACTTTAGTGATTTTGAGTCAATATTTGCAACAACTCCATACAAAAGCATTCCTGGTTACGAATATTCGGAAGATGGTAGTGTGAAACCTGTGTTTATTCCGCAATGGAATGAATTCCATAGCACAATTTCTAAGAACATACAGAAGTTCGCTTCTGATTACGCAGATCTTCATGTTGAAGATGCGCAGCGCTTTGATCGATTCGTTGGTGAAACAGAGTATGATTACTATTTCAACCATCCGGAGGATCAATTTATCACATCTGTCTTTGCAAATTATAAAGACAATGTAGCTATGTATGACCAAGTGCAGGAGTTTGCTCCTGAATTAGATGCAGAAACAGTATTGAATACTCCTATTGCCGATTTGAAGAAGATGACAAAAAATCTGGATATTTCTCTAAGTCGATCATCTGATGAAGCACGTGAGGCTTTCGAACTGCGTAAAAAGGTGGAAAACATCAATTTAAAGCCAGCTAAAAAGTCCGTTCGTGATTTCCCTGTCAATGATTTAGAAAATTACTTGGTTCCTACAAAATTCCCTGTAGAAGTGGTGTTACTGGCTGATCAGCCAACGTATGCAAGCGTGAAGTGGACAGAAAATTCTAAGAGTAAAGTTCAATTATCAAAGTTTACAATTTTGACCGTTACCGGAATTGATTGGAGTGAACGTGGAGTGCCACGACTTCGAACAGAATTGGGATATATTACGGCTAATAAGCGCTTTGTGACGACGATGCGAGATGATATTGATCAGTATTTGTACAAGGACGTTGCAAATGTTGTTGTTACGGCATCCTCATACTACTATAAGTCGTTGTCATTTGACCGTTCGCAACGAACTGAGAATAAAACCAAGCGTGGACAAAAAATTGCGGTTCAGTCAGTTGAATGGACGAATAATGGAACTCCACGTTTGCTTACGGCTGCCGGATATTTGACTGCTAATAAAAATTTTGTATCTAATGACGCAAAGTTAACCGCACTTCGAAAGAAAGCTGTTAGAGGCATCGTTAAGCGATTGACTAAGTAA
- a CDS encoding 2-C-methyl-D-erythritol 4-phosphate cytidylyltransferase: protein MIFAQFMAGGTGKRMGNTERPKQFLNLAGKPIIIHTLEKFTLTADFEKIIVSSHPKWVQYTKDLVAKYISDERVVVIEGGAERNDTVMAAINYIEENYGASDEHTLVMHDAVRPFITARIIADNIAASADFKAVDTVVGATDTIVRANDGVINDIPVRDEMYQGQTPQTVNVAAFRDFYNQMSEEQRMSLSDSAKVMLLAGYEVGIVQGEESNIKVTRPFDLRVADILARESMDV, encoded by the coding sequence ATGATTTTTGCGCAATTTATGGCCGGTGGTACCGGCAAGCGTATGGGTAACACTGAACGCCCAAAGCAATTTTTGAACTTGGCTGGTAAGCCAATTATTATTCACACACTAGAGAAGTTCACGTTAACGGCTGACTTTGAAAAGATTATCGTGTCATCACATCCTAAGTGGGTGCAATACACAAAGGATTTGGTCGCCAAGTACATCTCAGACGAACGTGTTGTTGTGATTGAAGGTGGTGCTGAACGCAATGACACTGTGATGGCCGCAATCAACTACATTGAAGAGAATTACGGTGCAAGCGACGAACACACTTTGGTGATGCACGATGCAGTGCGTCCGTTTATCACGGCCCGCATCATTGCGGACAATATCGCTGCCTCAGCAGATTTTAAGGCAGTTGATACGGTCGTTGGCGCAACTGACACGATTGTCCGTGCCAATGATGGCGTTATTAATGACATTCCAGTACGTGATGAGATGTACCAAGGTCAAACACCACAAACAGTAAATGTGGCTGCGTTCCGTGACTTCTACAACCAAATGTCAGAAGAGCAACGCATGTCATTAAGTGATTCAGCCAAGGTTATGTTGTTGGCTGGTTACGAAGTCGGCATTGTGCAAGGTGAGGAAAGCAACATTAAGGTAACGCGTCCGTTCGATTTGCGCGTTGCTGACATTCTCGCTCGGGAGAGTATGGATGTTTAA
- a CDS encoding phosphorylcholine transferase LicD, which translates to MNKQALTIESVQQIQHKMLGELMAQLTVKNVPVYLLGGTLLGAVREGHQLGWDDDMDLGLLRQDYDQFIDDFVSSDNQIRLMTEFDSDSWVPYARLVYVPSKAESEYYNMNHGVFIDIFPIDAIDTAKLSSRLIFATQKGLNIMRNMARSTGVLPDDAKLKHIKRLLWPVIKHTNAHTWALAQANLAKRVSNVNGTQLGVINGVHGKREFFVRENWEMWQIAQFENTKVAIIGNVDQYLTQIFGDWRTPVKQLGQHAAFFESSGEKENG; encoded by the coding sequence ATGAATAAGCAAGCACTAACAATTGAATCAGTTCAACAAATTCAACACAAAATGCTTGGTGAGCTAATGGCGCAGTTGACGGTTAAAAATGTGCCAGTGTATTTGTTGGGTGGCACATTGCTGGGTGCTGTACGGGAAGGTCATCAGCTTGGTTGGGATGATGATATGGACCTAGGCTTGCTGCGACAAGACTACGATCAATTTATCGATGATTTTGTTTCTTCAGATAATCAAATTAGGTTAATGACGGAGTTTGATTCTGACAGTTGGGTGCCGTACGCAAGGTTAGTGTACGTGCCTTCCAAGGCTGAATCTGAATACTACAACATGAATCATGGCGTATTCATCGATATATTCCCAATCGATGCCATTGATACGGCAAAATTGTCAAGTCGATTGATATTTGCCACCCAAAAAGGGTTAAACATTATGCGCAACATGGCTCGTTCAACAGGCGTTCTGCCGGACGATGCCAAGTTAAAGCATATAAAACGGCTGCTTTGGCCAGTAATTAAGCACACTAACGCGCATACATGGGCGTTGGCGCAAGCGAATTTGGCTAAGCGGGTAAGCAACGTTAACGGGACACAATTGGGCGTTATAAACGGTGTACATGGGAAAAGAGAGTTTTTTGTTCGTGAAAATTGGGAGATGTGGCAAATCGCTCAATTTGAAAACACCAAGGTAGCAATCATCGGCAACGTTGATCAATACCTGACGCAAATTTTTGGAGATTGGCGTACCCCAGTTAAACAACTCGGGCAACACGCAGCATTCTTCGAATCGAGTGGAGAAAAAGAGAATGGTTGA
- a CDS encoding CDP-glycerol glycerophosphotransferase family protein has product MYKAFSLMPIRENVVAFLSDSRSDMTGNFEYIENEINSRASSLQMSYMLKKTNSTKKTLREYTKIAWLIATSRHVLLDDFYPLVYPLKIRNGVNLIQVWHAVGAFKTFGFSRVGLPGGPKKDSKNHRNYTWAIVSSKNVAPFYAEGFGIDEEKVLPLGAPRTDAFFDETYKENVVTRLNEDLPFIKNKKVILFAPTFRGNGQQSAYYDFDWIDFEKIYQNLKSKGYVMLFKIHPFVKNKVDIPDKFADFFYDVSSYREINDLLLISNALITDYSSVVFEYSLLRKKTIFFVPDLEEYTASRDFYVNYKEFVPGPIVRNNDELITEIKKVDEFDARSLDEFLEYYFDDLDGKASKRFVDALETNFVKFN; this is encoded by the coding sequence GTGTACAAAGCTTTTTCGTTAATGCCAATACGAGAAAATGTAGTAGCGTTTCTGTCTGACTCCCGTTCTGACATGACAGGAAACTTTGAGTATATTGAGAATGAAATAAATTCCCGTGCATCATCTTTGCAGATGAGCTATATGCTCAAAAAGACAAATTCTACTAAGAAAACGTTACGAGAGTACACGAAAATAGCTTGGTTAATCGCAACTAGTCGGCACGTTTTACTGGATGATTTTTATCCATTGGTGTATCCATTAAAGATTCGAAATGGAGTTAACCTCATTCAGGTCTGGCATGCGGTAGGTGCCTTTAAGACCTTTGGGTTTAGCCGTGTAGGGTTGCCAGGTGGCCCCAAAAAAGATTCAAAAAACCACAGAAACTATACGTGGGCGATTGTTTCTTCAAAGAACGTGGCCCCATTCTACGCGGAAGGGTTTGGTATTGACGAAGAAAAGGTGCTTCCATTAGGGGCGCCAAGGACAGATGCTTTTTTTGATGAAACGTATAAAGAAAATGTTGTTACTCGGCTTAATGAAGATCTGCCTTTTATTAAGAATAAGAAAGTTATTCTATTTGCTCCGACGTTTCGTGGGAATGGTCAGCAATCGGCCTATTATGACTTTGACTGGATTGATTTTGAAAAAATATATCAAAATCTCAAATCAAAAGGGTACGTCATGCTTTTTAAGATTCACCCATTTGTCAAAAACAAGGTTGATATACCAGACAAATTCGCAGACTTTTTTTATGATGTCTCGTCATACCGAGAAATAAACGATCTTTTACTAATTTCGAATGCGTTAATTACAGATTATTCGTCAGTAGTTTTTGAGTATAGCTTGCTCAGGAAAAAGACAATATTCTTCGTTCCGGATCTTGAAGAATACACGGCGTCACGTGATTTCTACGTGAATTACAAGGAATTTGTCCCTGGGCCAATTGTTCGAAACAATGATGAACTGATTACTGAAATTAAGAAGGTAGATGAGTTCGACGCTAGAAGTCTAGATGAGTTCCTTGAATACTACTTTGATGACTTAGATGGTAAAGCATCGAAAAGGTTTGTGGATGCATTGGAGACCAATTTCGTTAAGTTTAATTAA
- the tagD gene encoding glycerol-3-phosphate cytidylyltransferase, with amino-acid sequence MRKVITYGTFDLLHYGHINLLRRAREMGDYLIVGLSTDEFNREKEKTSYFPYSKRKALLQAIRYVDEVIPEVNWAQKINDIKDNDVVTFVIGDDWEGKFDYLTEKTGVEVVYLERTPDISTTQIKKDLQEVDMKKVKVNG; translated from the coding sequence ATGAGAAAGGTCATTACATATGGCACGTTTGATCTCCTGCATTATGGCCACATTAATTTGCTGCGCCGTGCACGTGAAATGGGTGATTACTTAATTGTGGGGCTATCTACAGATGAGTTTAATCGCGAAAAAGAGAAAACGAGTTATTTTCCTTATTCCAAGCGAAAAGCTTTGTTACAAGCAATCCGTTATGTGGATGAGGTTATCCCAGAAGTAAATTGGGCACAAAAGATTAACGATATCAAAGACAACGATGTGGTTACCTTTGTTATAGGTGACGACTGGGAAGGTAAGTTTGATTACCTAACCGAAAAAACAGGGGTTGAAGTTGTTTATCTAGAAAGGACCCCCGACATATCAACAACGCAAATTAAAAAGGATTTGCAAGAAGTCGATATGAAGAAGGTTAAAGTGAACGGGTAA
- a CDS encoding ABC transporter permease yields MKSLIQVLKEIWTNLPIIRRIAAFNVQSRFADNYLGSIWDYLEPLLYIATYFIVFGLGLYNGTVNGTPYIVWLLVGIVPWYFIQGSFNKGLTSISSQLRLLTKTKFPVSVAPVMPMLQELRRFLVMAGLTIVVVLSFGRVPSLTWIGLLYSFVAMFATVLAHNLINSTLAVMIPDYKQAMNALFRVLFFTSGVIINLDQRGLPFVLVKVIKMFPFYYVIESFRDALLYNVWFFENSSNVVFFWLLTFFMLLVGSIVHLRFRERFIDML; encoded by the coding sequence ATGAAAAGCTTGATTCAAGTCTTAAAAGAAATTTGGACTAACCTGCCTATCATTCGTCGTATTGCTGCTTTTAATGTTCAATCACGATTTGCGGACAACTATCTTGGATCAATTTGGGACTACTTGGAGCCGCTACTTTACATCGCGACATACTTTATCGTTTTTGGTTTAGGGCTTTATAACGGAACTGTAAACGGCACGCCATATATCGTTTGGTTGTTGGTTGGAATAGTTCCTTGGTATTTCATTCAAGGATCATTTAATAAGGGGCTAACAAGTATTTCTTCACAGTTGCGCTTGTTAACAAAGACAAAATTCCCTGTGAGTGTGGCGCCTGTTATGCCAATGTTGCAGGAGTTGCGACGATTCTTGGTTATGGCCGGATTGACGATTGTTGTAGTCTTGTCATTCGGACGTGTGCCATCACTTACGTGGATTGGATTACTTTACAGTTTCGTGGCGATGTTTGCTACGGTATTGGCACATAATTTGATTAATTCAACGTTGGCGGTAATGATTCCTGATTATAAGCAAGCGATGAACGCACTATTTCGAGTGCTGTTTTTCACGTCTGGAGTGATTATTAATTTAGATCAGAGAGGGTTGCCGTTCGTCCTAGTGAAGGTTATCAAGATGTTCCCGTTCTATTACGTGATTGAATCGTTCCGTGATGCATTGCTCTATAACGTTTGGTTTTTTGAAAACTCATCGAATGTTGTTTTCTTCTGGCTATTAACGTTCTTTATGCTACTGGTTGGATCGATTGTACATTTGCGTTTCCGCGAACGCTTCATCGATATGTTATAA